Proteins co-encoded in one Leptidea sinapis chromosome 16, ilLepSina1.1, whole genome shotgun sequence genomic window:
- the LOC126968680 gene encoding ATP-binding cassette sub-family G member 1 isoform X1, which produces MLSNVGTWVQGFHQDGQTPMTSGTKMESKGTQIHLPLIGRGSRGEINDKVTFSQVKSPEQLNNGQVLGGSQMNLCNGGAGMALVPKIPNGSACQKKPMATLTHLPKRPPVDIEFSELSYSVSEGRKRGYKTLLKCINGTFRSSDLTAIMGPSGAGKSTLMNILAGYKTSNVSGSILINGKERNLRRFRKLSCYIMQDDCLLPHLTVREAMTVSANLKLGKDMPPAAKKIVIDEILEMLGLSDSGETRTINLSGGQKKRLSIALELVNNPPVMFFDEPTSGLDSSACFQCISLLKSLARGGRTIICTIHQPSARLFEMFDFLYTLAEGQCIYQGPVRELVPFLSTLGLHCPSYHNPADYVMEVATGEHGEWVHKLVLAVNKSYTERGQTSSSSSSASSVPQNCHYNNQTKNNIKKEALEVVIDKPTCTVIDVSEPTTTEKQPITNTNNLAPVTCTTSLLDSNESFNKKPLKAGFPTSGWKQFWILLKRTFKSILRDPTLTHLRLFSHTVVGLLIGFLYYDIGTDAAKVMSNAGCIFFTVMFTMFTAMMPTILTFPTEMSVFVREHLNYWYSLKAFYFAKTIADLPFQIVFSGVYVVIVYFMTSQPLQMDRLLMFTTVNILTALVAQSLGLLIGAAMKIETGVYLGPVTTIPIVLFSGFFVNFNAIPDYLQWLTYLSYIRYGFEGAMLAVYGYDREKLKCSEAYCHFRTPSLFLKEMSMDKANFWIDVGALSAFFIFIRVISYLVLRFKLKMLQ; this is translated from the exons CGGCTCACAAATGAATCTTTGCAACGGTGGTGCAGGCATGGCTCTCGTGCCGAAGATACCCAATGGATCCGCCTGCCAGAAGAAACCGATGGCGACCCTCACACATCTGCCCAAGCGTCCCCCCGTCGATATAGAGTTCTCGGAGCTCTCGTACTCAGTGAGTGAAGGGAGGAAGCGCGGGTACAAGACGCTGCTGAAGTGCATCAATGGAACCTTCAGGTCCAGCGACCTCACTGCGATTATGGGGCCTTCTGGTGCAGGGAAGAGTACGTTGATGAATATTCTGGCCGGATACAA AACGTCAAACGTCAGCGGATCTATTCTGATAAACGGCAAGGAGAGGAACCTGCGTCGCTTCAGGAAACTCTCCTGCTACATAATGCAGGACGACTGTCTCTTACCGCACCTCACCGTACGCGAGGCAATGACAGTCTCCGCCAACCTGAAACTTGGCAAAGACATGCCACCCGCAGCAAAGAAGATTGTCATCGACGAAATCCTAGAAATGTTAGGCCTATCAGACTCCGGCGAAACCAGGACGATCAATCTTTCTGGCGGACAGAAAAAACGACTCTCTATAGCCTTAGAGCTGGTTAACAACCCTCCAGTGATGTTTTTCGATGAGCCGACTTCAGGCTTGGATAGTTCTGCATGTTTCCAGTGTATTTCCTTGTTGAAATCTCTGGCAAGAGGGGGCAGGACAATTATCTGCACGATACATCAGCCGTCTGCGAGATTGTTCGAGATGTTTGACTTCTTGTATACGTTGGCGGAAGGACAGTGCATATACCAGGGACCTGTCAGAGAACTGGTGCCGTTTTTATCCACACTGGGATTGCATTGTCCGAGCTATCACAATCCTGCGGATTATG TTATGGAAGTAGCAACGGGTGAACATGGCGAGTGGGTCCACAAGCTGGTGCTGGCGGTGAACAAGAGCTACACGGAGCGGGGGCAGACCAGCTCCTCATCATCATCGGCCTCTTCAGTGCCCCAGAACTGCCACTACAACAACCAGACTAAGAATAACATTAAGAAGGAGGCCCTGGAAGTGGTTATTG ACAAACCGACGTGTACTGTGATCGATGTATCAGAACCGACAACGACCGAGAAGCAACCGATTACCAACACTAACAACCTGGCTCCCGTTACCTGCACCACCTCTCTCCTCGACTCCAACGAGAGTTTCAACAAGAAGCCACTGAAGGCCGGCTTCCCGACTTCCGGCTGGAAGCAATTCTGGATCTTATTGAAGCGGACCTTCAAGAGCATCTTACGAGATCCGACGTTGACGCACTTGAGGCTGTTCTCGCATACAGTCGTCGGATTGCTCATCGGGTTCCTGTACTACGATATCGGCACAGACGCAGCGAAGGTTATGAGTAACGCGGGCTGTATATTCTTTACTGTGATGTTCACTATGTTTACTGCCATGATGCCTACTATACTGACAT TCCCCACGGAGATGAGTGTGTTCGTCCGAGAACATCTCAACTACTGGTACTCGCTGAAGGCGTTCTACTTCGCGAAGACAATCGCGGACCTACCGTTTCAG ATCGTATTCAGCGGCGTGTACGTGGTGATAGTGTACTTCATGACGAGTCAACCGCTGCAAATGGACCGCTTGTTGATGTTTACCACCGTCAACATACTGACGGCGCTAGTGGCGCAATCCCTCGGCCTTCTCATCGGAGCCGCCATGAAAATAGAAACTGGAGTATACCTCGGACCCGTAACCACAATACCTATTGTACTATTCTCAGGATTCTTTGTCAATTTCAATGCAATACCTGATTACTTACAATGGTTGACGTACCTTAGTTATATAAGGTACGGTTTCGAGGGCGCCATGTTGGCTGTCTACGGCTACGATAGAGAAAAATTGAAGTGCTCCGAAGCGTACTGTCACTTCCGAACGCCGAGTTTGTTCTTGAAAGAGATGAGCATGGATAAAGCCAATTTCTGGATCGACGTCGGCGCACTGAGCGCGTTCTTTATATTCATTAGAGTAATCTCCTATCTAGTTCTAAGGTTCAAACTAAAGATGCTGCAATAG
- the LOC126968680 gene encoding ATP-binding cassette sub-family G member 1 isoform X3, whose product MEQDNTGSQMNLCNGGAGMALVPKIPNGSACQKKPMATLTHLPKRPPVDIEFSELSYSVSEGRKRGYKTLLKCINGTFRSSDLTAIMGPSGAGKSTLMNILAGYKTSNVSGSILINGKERNLRRFRKLSCYIMQDDCLLPHLTVREAMTVSANLKLGKDMPPAAKKIVIDEILEMLGLSDSGETRTINLSGGQKKRLSIALELVNNPPVMFFDEPTSGLDSSACFQCISLLKSLARGGRTIICTIHQPSARLFEMFDFLYTLAEGQCIYQGPVRELVPFLSTLGLHCPSYHNPADYVMEVATGEHGEWVHKLVLAVNKSYTERGQTSSSSSSASSVPQNCHYNNQTKNNIKKEALEVVIDKPTCTVIDVSEPTTTEKQPITNTNNLAPVTCTTSLLDSNESFNKKPLKAGFPTSGWKQFWILLKRTFKSILRDPTLTHLRLFSHTVVGLLIGFLYYDIGTDAAKVMSNAGCIFFTVMFTMFTAMMPTILTFPTEMSVFVREHLNYWYSLKAFYFAKTIADLPFQIVFSGVYVVIVYFMTSQPLQMDRLLMFTTVNILTALVAQSLGLLIGAAMKIETGVYLGPVTTIPIVLFSGFFVNFNAIPDYLQWLTYLSYIRYGFEGAMLAVYGYDREKLKCSEAYCHFRTPSLFLKEMSMDKANFWIDVGALSAFFIFIRVISYLVLRFKLKMLQ is encoded by the exons CGGCTCACAAATGAATCTTTGCAACGGTGGTGCAGGCATGGCTCTCGTGCCGAAGATACCCAATGGATCCGCCTGCCAGAAGAAACCGATGGCGACCCTCACACATCTGCCCAAGCGTCCCCCCGTCGATATAGAGTTCTCGGAGCTCTCGTACTCAGTGAGTGAAGGGAGGAAGCGCGGGTACAAGACGCTGCTGAAGTGCATCAATGGAACCTTCAGGTCCAGCGACCTCACTGCGATTATGGGGCCTTCTGGTGCAGGGAAGAGTACGTTGATGAATATTCTGGCCGGATACAA AACGTCAAACGTCAGCGGATCTATTCTGATAAACGGCAAGGAGAGGAACCTGCGTCGCTTCAGGAAACTCTCCTGCTACATAATGCAGGACGACTGTCTCTTACCGCACCTCACCGTACGCGAGGCAATGACAGTCTCCGCCAACCTGAAACTTGGCAAAGACATGCCACCCGCAGCAAAGAAGATTGTCATCGACGAAATCCTAGAAATGTTAGGCCTATCAGACTCCGGCGAAACCAGGACGATCAATCTTTCTGGCGGACAGAAAAAACGACTCTCTATAGCCTTAGAGCTGGTTAACAACCCTCCAGTGATGTTTTTCGATGAGCCGACTTCAGGCTTGGATAGTTCTGCATGTTTCCAGTGTATTTCCTTGTTGAAATCTCTGGCAAGAGGGGGCAGGACAATTATCTGCACGATACATCAGCCGTCTGCGAGATTGTTCGAGATGTTTGACTTCTTGTATACGTTGGCGGAAGGACAGTGCATATACCAGGGACCTGTCAGAGAACTGGTGCCGTTTTTATCCACACTGGGATTGCATTGTCCGAGCTATCACAATCCTGCGGATTATG TTATGGAAGTAGCAACGGGTGAACATGGCGAGTGGGTCCACAAGCTGGTGCTGGCGGTGAACAAGAGCTACACGGAGCGGGGGCAGACCAGCTCCTCATCATCATCGGCCTCTTCAGTGCCCCAGAACTGCCACTACAACAACCAGACTAAGAATAACATTAAGAAGGAGGCCCTGGAAGTGGTTATTG ACAAACCGACGTGTACTGTGATCGATGTATCAGAACCGACAACGACCGAGAAGCAACCGATTACCAACACTAACAACCTGGCTCCCGTTACCTGCACCACCTCTCTCCTCGACTCCAACGAGAGTTTCAACAAGAAGCCACTGAAGGCCGGCTTCCCGACTTCCGGCTGGAAGCAATTCTGGATCTTATTGAAGCGGACCTTCAAGAGCATCTTACGAGATCCGACGTTGACGCACTTGAGGCTGTTCTCGCATACAGTCGTCGGATTGCTCATCGGGTTCCTGTACTACGATATCGGCACAGACGCAGCGAAGGTTATGAGTAACGCGGGCTGTATATTCTTTACTGTGATGTTCACTATGTTTACTGCCATGATGCCTACTATACTGACAT TCCCCACGGAGATGAGTGTGTTCGTCCGAGAACATCTCAACTACTGGTACTCGCTGAAGGCGTTCTACTTCGCGAAGACAATCGCGGACCTACCGTTTCAG ATCGTATTCAGCGGCGTGTACGTGGTGATAGTGTACTTCATGACGAGTCAACCGCTGCAAATGGACCGCTTGTTGATGTTTACCACCGTCAACATACTGACGGCGCTAGTGGCGCAATCCCTCGGCCTTCTCATCGGAGCCGCCATGAAAATAGAAACTGGAGTATACCTCGGACCCGTAACCACAATACCTATTGTACTATTCTCAGGATTCTTTGTCAATTTCAATGCAATACCTGATTACTTACAATGGTTGACGTACCTTAGTTATATAAGGTACGGTTTCGAGGGCGCCATGTTGGCTGTCTACGGCTACGATAGAGAAAAATTGAAGTGCTCCGAAGCGTACTGTCACTTCCGAACGCCGAGTTTGTTCTTGAAAGAGATGAGCATGGATAAAGCCAATTTCTGGATCGACGTCGGCGCACTGAGCGCGTTCTTTATATTCATTAGAGTAATCTCCTATCTAGTTCTAAGGTTCAAACTAAAGATGCTGCAATAG
- the LOC126968680 gene encoding ATP-binding cassette sub-family G member 1 isoform X2 — translation MTSGTKMESKGTQIHLPLIGRGSRGEINDKVTFSQVKSPEQLNNGQVLGGSQMNLCNGGAGMALVPKIPNGSACQKKPMATLTHLPKRPPVDIEFSELSYSVSEGRKRGYKTLLKCINGTFRSSDLTAIMGPSGAGKSTLMNILAGYKTSNVSGSILINGKERNLRRFRKLSCYIMQDDCLLPHLTVREAMTVSANLKLGKDMPPAAKKIVIDEILEMLGLSDSGETRTINLSGGQKKRLSIALELVNNPPVMFFDEPTSGLDSSACFQCISLLKSLARGGRTIICTIHQPSARLFEMFDFLYTLAEGQCIYQGPVRELVPFLSTLGLHCPSYHNPADYVMEVATGEHGEWVHKLVLAVNKSYTERGQTSSSSSSASSVPQNCHYNNQTKNNIKKEALEVVIDKPTCTVIDVSEPTTTEKQPITNTNNLAPVTCTTSLLDSNESFNKKPLKAGFPTSGWKQFWILLKRTFKSILRDPTLTHLRLFSHTVVGLLIGFLYYDIGTDAAKVMSNAGCIFFTVMFTMFTAMMPTILTFPTEMSVFVREHLNYWYSLKAFYFAKTIADLPFQIVFSGVYVVIVYFMTSQPLQMDRLLMFTTVNILTALVAQSLGLLIGAAMKIETGVYLGPVTTIPIVLFSGFFVNFNAIPDYLQWLTYLSYIRYGFEGAMLAVYGYDREKLKCSEAYCHFRTPSLFLKEMSMDKANFWIDVGALSAFFIFIRVISYLVLRFKLKMLQ, via the exons CGGCTCACAAATGAATCTTTGCAACGGTGGTGCAGGCATGGCTCTCGTGCCGAAGATACCCAATGGATCCGCCTGCCAGAAGAAACCGATGGCGACCCTCACACATCTGCCCAAGCGTCCCCCCGTCGATATAGAGTTCTCGGAGCTCTCGTACTCAGTGAGTGAAGGGAGGAAGCGCGGGTACAAGACGCTGCTGAAGTGCATCAATGGAACCTTCAGGTCCAGCGACCTCACTGCGATTATGGGGCCTTCTGGTGCAGGGAAGAGTACGTTGATGAATATTCTGGCCGGATACAA AACGTCAAACGTCAGCGGATCTATTCTGATAAACGGCAAGGAGAGGAACCTGCGTCGCTTCAGGAAACTCTCCTGCTACATAATGCAGGACGACTGTCTCTTACCGCACCTCACCGTACGCGAGGCAATGACAGTCTCCGCCAACCTGAAACTTGGCAAAGACATGCCACCCGCAGCAAAGAAGATTGTCATCGACGAAATCCTAGAAATGTTAGGCCTATCAGACTCCGGCGAAACCAGGACGATCAATCTTTCTGGCGGACAGAAAAAACGACTCTCTATAGCCTTAGAGCTGGTTAACAACCCTCCAGTGATGTTTTTCGATGAGCCGACTTCAGGCTTGGATAGTTCTGCATGTTTCCAGTGTATTTCCTTGTTGAAATCTCTGGCAAGAGGGGGCAGGACAATTATCTGCACGATACATCAGCCGTCTGCGAGATTGTTCGAGATGTTTGACTTCTTGTATACGTTGGCGGAAGGACAGTGCATATACCAGGGACCTGTCAGAGAACTGGTGCCGTTTTTATCCACACTGGGATTGCATTGTCCGAGCTATCACAATCCTGCGGATTATG TTATGGAAGTAGCAACGGGTGAACATGGCGAGTGGGTCCACAAGCTGGTGCTGGCGGTGAACAAGAGCTACACGGAGCGGGGGCAGACCAGCTCCTCATCATCATCGGCCTCTTCAGTGCCCCAGAACTGCCACTACAACAACCAGACTAAGAATAACATTAAGAAGGAGGCCCTGGAAGTGGTTATTG ACAAACCGACGTGTACTGTGATCGATGTATCAGAACCGACAACGACCGAGAAGCAACCGATTACCAACACTAACAACCTGGCTCCCGTTACCTGCACCACCTCTCTCCTCGACTCCAACGAGAGTTTCAACAAGAAGCCACTGAAGGCCGGCTTCCCGACTTCCGGCTGGAAGCAATTCTGGATCTTATTGAAGCGGACCTTCAAGAGCATCTTACGAGATCCGACGTTGACGCACTTGAGGCTGTTCTCGCATACAGTCGTCGGATTGCTCATCGGGTTCCTGTACTACGATATCGGCACAGACGCAGCGAAGGTTATGAGTAACGCGGGCTGTATATTCTTTACTGTGATGTTCACTATGTTTACTGCCATGATGCCTACTATACTGACAT TCCCCACGGAGATGAGTGTGTTCGTCCGAGAACATCTCAACTACTGGTACTCGCTGAAGGCGTTCTACTTCGCGAAGACAATCGCGGACCTACCGTTTCAG ATCGTATTCAGCGGCGTGTACGTGGTGATAGTGTACTTCATGACGAGTCAACCGCTGCAAATGGACCGCTTGTTGATGTTTACCACCGTCAACATACTGACGGCGCTAGTGGCGCAATCCCTCGGCCTTCTCATCGGAGCCGCCATGAAAATAGAAACTGGAGTATACCTCGGACCCGTAACCACAATACCTATTGTACTATTCTCAGGATTCTTTGTCAATTTCAATGCAATACCTGATTACTTACAATGGTTGACGTACCTTAGTTATATAAGGTACGGTTTCGAGGGCGCCATGTTGGCTGTCTACGGCTACGATAGAGAAAAATTGAAGTGCTCCGAAGCGTACTGTCACTTCCGAACGCCGAGTTTGTTCTTGAAAGAGATGAGCATGGATAAAGCCAATTTCTGGATCGACGTCGGCGCACTGAGCGCGTTCTTTATATTCATTAGAGTAATCTCCTATCTAGTTCTAAGGTTCAAACTAAAGATGCTGCAATAG